CTCTGTCGGTAGTTTCCAATACTTGCACAGCGGTTTCAGGCAAACCCGCCGCCTTTAAACCTTCACGGATACACAGGGCCAAAGCCTGATTGGAATGAATCGCCTCGGAGCCACCGCGCAAAATAGCCGCGTTACCCGACTTCAAACACAGACTAGCCGCCTCTAGGGTCACATTGGGCCGAGACTCATAAATAATGCCGATAACCCCGAGAGGTACCCGCATTTTGCCCACTTGAATACCACTGGGGCGATAATTCATGTCGCTGATAGCGCCAACCGGATCTGCCAGCGCAGCCACTTGGCCTAGCGCTTCAATAATACCGTCGATGCCCTTGGCATCTAAAGCCAATCTATCCATTAATGCCGCGTCTAAACCATTGGCCTCACCAGCGGCGAGATCTTTAGCGTTGGCTGCCAGTATGGCGTCGCGATGCGCATCAACTGCGGCCGCCATCGCCAGCAAAGCGCGATTTTTGACGCCACTGTCTGCAGCGGCCACTGCCCGCGATGCCTGCCGAGCTTGTCGCCCCAGCTGACTCATATACTGTTTAATATCCATTGATTCCGTCGTCTCCACACCAAACGTCGTGAAACGCAGGGGATTATTCACTGATGTCGCGCCAATCTACTACTCGGAAAGACGACACGCCCCAGCACATCTTGTCGCTGAAGATAAAAAAAGAGGGCTAGTATAACGGATTGGAAATGGTCTCACTATCGACAATCTCTACCGAGGGCATTAAGTCTAGCTAGCGAGACCGTCAAGAACCTCATGAAGTGCATCTAAACGACGCAGGGGATCATCAATACTCAATATTTGATACGACTGCTCTTCTGGCAGCGGTAAAAGCTGGGCAAGCCGATTAGCCAAAGCACCGGCCTCGTCAATATCGACAGCCATACCTAAGCGCTGCACATGGGGGTGCTCACCAAGCTGGCGAAGTAAATCACTTAATTCTTCACTGCGCTGCGGCAGCGGCTGCTCCGCTTGCTCTTGCAGCCAATCAATATCTGCCATATACAAACCGCCTTCTGCCTGACGCGCATGATTGATTTTGAAGCGGCGACCGCCTTCAACCACCACACCTAGAAGGCCATCCGGCAACTGATCCCAGTCGGCAATATGCGCCTCAGTCCCTATTAGCGCCAAACTGCTAGGTCGATCACCGGGTGACAGGACTTCCTTGCCCCCTTCCGGCATCCAAACTATGCCAAAGCTAGCTTGGGCGCGCAGAGTATCGCGCACCAGATCCAAATAGCGGCGCTCGAAAATCCGCAAACCCATACGCCCCCCAGGAAACAACACCGTTCGCAAGGGGAACAGAGGTAACTCGAAGCCCGTGATAGCCGCAGCAGCGTCTACCATTAGCCCTTCTCTCCCGCTTCAGGCCCTAGCGGTTTAATCACCAGAATGAGCTTTGGCAATAACAACATTGCGCCCAATAAAGCCGCAATCATCGCAAGCCCAGTTAGCAAACCAAAATAAATACTCGGCGTAAAATTAGACAGCGACAAAATTGAAAACCCGAATACTATAATAATTGAGGTGTAGTACATCGCCTTACCAATACTGGCATGGCTGCGATACATGGCCGCCAGATAATTGCGATCCAGCGCAAACTCTTGCTTAAAGCGGTGAACATAGTGAATGGTATCATCGACACCAATACCCACCGTGATCGCCGCAATGGTGATGGTCATCATATCCAGGGGAATTCCCACCAACCCCATACCACCCAATACCGCACCGGCTGCCAATAAATTTGGCGTTAGCGCAATAAACGCCAAGCTCAAGGAGCGGAACAACAACACAAACATCGCGAGTATCGCCACAAACACCGCGCTCAAGGTCATAATTTGCGAAGTAAACAGGCTTTGCAGCATATTGTTGTAGAGCACCAACATGCCGGTGAGATGAACCTGCTCGGGCTCAAAACCCAGTTCGTCAATTAAGTGGGCACGAATATCCGTTAATAACTGCTGGCGATGCAGCTCGCGGCTTGTTTCCTTAACCCGCACACTGATCCGCACCTGATCGACCTCTGCCGACAAATACGGATCCACCAAAATGGAAGTAATCGAGTCTGGTAGCGAACGTTGCGCCAGTGCTAACTGCAAATCATCGACGTTACCCATCACGATTTGCATCACATCGTAGAACGTTGCCAAAGACAGCACCTTTCCGGTTTCCGGAAGGCTATCTACGTAGTCATGCACCGACTGCACACGCTTCATGCCCGCAACCGTAAACCATTCACTCTGCGAGGCGCTGCTGCCGCCACCAAAGTCGCCGCCGAAGTCGTCACCAAAATCATCGCTGAAATCATTGGCGAAATCATTGCTAAACTCATTTTCAACCGCCGCGGTCTTAGCCACCGGCTTCTCTTTGGGGAGATCTAAAATAATATCCAGCGGGATGGTACCGCCCAGTTCCGAATCAATAGTCTCCATGCCCTGATAAATTTCTGTGGTGTCATGGAAATAATCAATAAAGCGGTTTTCTACTTTGAGCTGGGTAATTCCCCACACGCTCAGCGTTAACAAGCCCGCCGACACTAGCAATATTGTCTTGCCGTAATGCTCCGTTGCCGCCGCAAAATAGCGGGTAAACGTCGCCGAATCATCACTACCCCCAGTCTCAGCGCGAGGCTTTAACAACATCAGCACGCATGGCAACACAATGAATGTCATCGTCAGAGCTGCCAGCACACCTATTGTCATCATCCAGCCAAAATCAATAACCGGTCGGATTCCGCTTACTACCAGAGAGGCAAACGCCACCAAAGTCGTTAACGAGGTATAAATACAGGGCCGCAACATGATCCCGACAGTTTCGGAGACCAGGGTAAACTGATCAGCATTGGGTTGAGCCGCCGCATACTCACGAAAGCGCACCACCAAATGTATGGTTATCGAAAGGGTAATTATGAGCAACAACGCCACAAAGTTTGCAGAGATAACGGTCAAAC
This portion of the Zhongshania sp. R06B22 genome encodes:
- a CDS encoding LON peptidase substrate-binding domain-containing protein, translated to MVDAAAAITGFELPLFPLRTVLFPGGRMGLRIFERRYLDLVRDTLRAQASFGIVWMPEGGKEVLSPGDRPSSLALIGTEAHIADWDQLPDGLLGVVVEGGRRFKINHARQAEGGLYMADIDWLQEQAEQPLPQRSEELSDLLRQLGEHPHVQRLGMAVDIDEAGALANRLAQLLPLPEEQSYQILSIDDPLRRLDALHEVLDGLAS
- a CDS encoding efflux RND transporter permease subunit, whose amino-acid sequence is MSAALFSLYQRIVLKNAFWVMVLLLGGVAWLATYIPTMKLDASADALVLEGDTSLEYYREISKRYGSEDFLLVTYQPNSDLFAPEQLKTLDELRGRMAALPNVSSVNSILDVPLLQSPRVSLGQVTGGDIPTLRTPGIDIELVKQELATSPIYKSLLTSADGRTTALQVNLQRDERYFELLDERDALRLKADKNTLTDAEHTELATLETSFADYTAEVHERQAKLVAQARTIVNDYRGDATVFLGGVPMIAVDMIAFVKSDLRVFGTGILLFIVVLLATIFRSWRWTLLPLSTCVLTVVFMLGLLSFLDWRLTVISANFVALLLIITLSITIHLVVRFREYAAAQPNADQFTLVSETVGIMLRPCIYTSLTTLVAFASLVVSGIRPVIDFGWMMTIGVLAALTMTFIVLPCVLMLLKPRAETGGSDDSATFTRYFAAATEHYGKTILLVSAGLLTLSVWGITQLKVENRFIDYFHDTTEIYQGMETIDSELGGTIPLDIILDLPKEKPVAKTAAVENEFSNDFANDFSDDFGDDFGGDFGGGSSASQSEWFTVAGMKRVQSVHDYVDSLPETGKVLSLATFYDVMQIVMGNVDDLQLALAQRSLPDSITSILVDPYLSAEVDQVRISVRVKETSRELHRQQLLTDIRAHLIDELGFEPEQVHLTGMLVLYNNMLQSLFTSQIMTLSAVFVAILAMFVLLFRSLSLAFIALTPNLLAAGAVLGGMGLVGIPLDMMTITIAAITVGIGVDDTIHYVHRFKQEFALDRNYLAAMYRSHASIGKAMYYTSIIIVFGFSILSLSNFTPSIYFGLLTGLAMIAALLGAMLLLPKLILVIKPLGPEAGEKG